A window of Sutcliffiella cohnii contains these coding sequences:
- the prmA gene encoding 50S ribosomal protein L11 methyltransferase: MKWSEISIHTTNEAVEPISNILHESGASGVVIEDPFELTKEREDMYGEIYQLNPDDFPTEGVIIKAYLPVNSFLGETVDAIKESINNLLLFDIDLGLNNISISEVNEEEWATAWKKYYNPVKISEKFTIVPTWETYEPVSTDEKIIELDPGMAFGTGTHPTTVLCIQALEDTIKGNEKVVDVGTGSGVLSIAAAMLDAKEVLALDLDEVAVDAAKLNIKLNKAQNTVTVRQGNLLNGVKGPVDVVVANILAEVILRFTDDVYNLLTPGGTFISSGIIHTKKQEVKENLEKVGFTIQETMMMEDWVAFIAKKR; the protein is encoded by the coding sequence ATGAAATGGTCGGAAATTAGTATCCATACAACAAATGAAGCAGTTGAACCGATTTCGAACATTTTGCATGAATCTGGTGCGAGTGGTGTGGTGATTGAGGACCCATTTGAATTAACGAAAGAACGTGAAGATATGTATGGAGAAATCTATCAACTCAATCCTGATGATTTTCCAACAGAAGGTGTTATTATTAAAGCCTATTTGCCAGTGAACAGTTTCTTAGGTGAAACAGTAGATGCTATTAAAGAGTCTATTAACAATTTACTACTTTTTGATATTGACTTAGGGCTAAACAACATCTCAATTAGTGAGGTCAATGAAGAAGAATGGGCTACTGCATGGAAAAAATATTATAACCCCGTAAAAATTTCAGAAAAATTTACTATTGTTCCTACGTGGGAAACGTACGAACCTGTTAGCACTGATGAAAAAATTATTGAATTAGATCCAGGAATGGCCTTTGGTACAGGTACTCACCCGACAACTGTTCTTTGTATTCAAGCGTTAGAAGATACAATCAAAGGGAATGAAAAGGTAGTCGATGTAGGTACCGGTTCTGGTGTATTGTCTATCGCTGCAGCAATGTTAGACGCAAAAGAAGTGCTCGCATTAGACTTAGATGAAGTGGCTGTAGATGCAGCTAAACTTAATATTAAGTTAAATAAAGCTCAAAATACCGTTACAGTACGTCAAGGTAATTTATTAAATGGTGTAAAAGGACCGGTAGATGTAGTAGTAGCAAACATATTGGCCGAAGTTATTTTACGATTCACAGATGATGTATACAATCTGTTAACACCAGGTGGTACATTTATTTCATCTGGAATTATTCATACAAAAAAGCAAGAAGTAAAGGAAAATTTAGAAAAAGTCGGTTTTACAATACAAGAAACGATGATGATGGAAGACTGGGTTGCTTTTATTGCGAAAAAAAGATAA
- the mtaB gene encoding tRNA (N(6)-L-threonylcarbamoyladenosine(37)-C(2))-methylthiotransferase MtaB: MSTVAFHTLGCKVNHYETEAIWQLFKAEGYDRVEYEQTADVYVINTCTVTNTGDKKSRQVIRRAIRKNPDAVICVTGCYAQTSPAEIMAIPGVDIVVGTQDRVKMLEYIEQYKQERQPINGVGNIMKSRVYEELDVPAFTDRTRASLKIQEGCNNFCTFCIIPWARGLMRSRDPKEVVKQAQQLVDAGYKEIVLTGIHTGGYGEDLKDYNLAMLLRDLEEQVKGLKRIRISSIEASQITDEVIEVLRNSKMVVRHLHIPLQSGSDTVLKRMRRKYSMEFFAERLTRLKEALPGLAVTSDVIVGFPGETEEEFMETYNFIKEHKFSELHVFPYSKRTGTPAARMEDQIDEEVKNERVHRLISLSDQLAKEYASIFENEVLEVIPEEKFKEEPNSNLYVGYTDNYLKVVFEASEEMVGKLVRVKITKAGYPYNEGQFLRVLEDDLTSINERIEDVKLSS; this comes from the coding sequence ATGTCGACTGTCGCATTTCATACATTAGGTTGTAAAGTAAACCATTATGAAACAGAAGCAATTTGGCAGCTATTTAAAGCGGAAGGATACGACCGTGTAGAATATGAACAAACTGCAGATGTTTACGTTATTAATACATGTACCGTTACAAATACGGGAGATAAAAAAAGTCGTCAAGTTATTAGACGTGCCATTCGTAAAAATCCGGATGCGGTTATTTGTGTAACAGGCTGTTATGCACAAACATCTCCGGCAGAAATTATGGCAATCCCAGGTGTTGATATTGTTGTTGGAACACAAGACCGTGTGAAAATGTTAGAGTACATTGAACAATACAAACAAGAGCGCCAACCGATTAATGGTGTTGGTAACATTATGAAATCTCGTGTTTATGAGGAGTTAGATGTACCGGCATTTACAGACCGTACACGTGCATCCCTTAAAATTCAAGAAGGATGTAACAATTTCTGTACATTTTGTATTATTCCATGGGCTCGTGGGTTAATGCGTTCTCGTGATCCAAAAGAAGTTGTAAAACAAGCACAACAATTAGTGGATGCAGGTTATAAGGAAATCGTTTTAACTGGTATTCATACTGGAGGATACGGAGAAGACTTAAAAGATTATAACTTAGCCATGCTTCTTCGCGATTTAGAAGAGCAAGTAAAAGGCTTAAAACGAATCCGTATTTCTTCCATTGAAGCAAGCCAAATTACAGATGAAGTAATAGAAGTTTTAAGGAATTCAAAAATGGTCGTTCGTCATCTCCATATTCCGCTTCAATCAGGTTCCGATACTGTATTAAAGCGAATGAGAAGAAAATATTCAATGGAATTTTTTGCGGAAAGATTAACACGTCTAAAAGAAGCACTACCTGGCCTAGCTGTTACATCTGACGTAATTGTTGGATTCCCGGGTGAAACAGAAGAAGAATTTATGGAAACATATAACTTTATTAAAGAACATAAGTTTTCTGAGCTTCACGTTTTCCCATATTCTAAACGTACAGGAACACCAGCGGCTAGAATGGAAGACCAGATTGACGAAGAAGTGAAAAATGAACGAGTTCATCGTTTAATTTCTCTATCTGATCAATTAGCAAAGGAATACGCTTCTATTTTTGAAAATGAAGTATTAGAAGTAATTCCGGAAGAGAAATTTAAAGAAGAGCCGAATAGCAATTTATATGTTGGTTATACAGATAACTATTTAAAGGTTGTCTTTGAGGCAAGTGAAGAAATGGTTGGTAAACTAGTTAGAGTGAAAATCACAAAGGCTGGTTACCCATATAATGAAGGTCAATTTTTACGTGTTTTAGAAGATGACCTTACTTCTATTAATGAAAGAATAGAAGATGTAAAATTAAGCTCCTAA
- a CDS encoding flavin reductase family protein, whose translation MRKRIGNTVMHSYPGMVAIVTAEWNGERNVMAAGWHTYISYEPPIYGVAVAKERYTHHLIENSKQFAINFVPAEKAEIIQFVGSNSGGNLDKFAQLSFTKGETIEAPILKDAYIAYECKVIDQNTYGDHDFFVGEITCFYKDVSLFTQDGLPQWENLNIPLYLGRSKYLIANDRATIVDLYKK comes from the coding sequence TTGCGAAAAAGGATAGGTAATACAGTTATGCATAGCTATCCAGGTATGGTAGCAATTGTGACAGCTGAATGGAATGGAGAACGAAACGTAATGGCTGCTGGCTGGCATACATATATTTCTTACGAGCCACCGATTTACGGAGTAGCGGTTGCTAAAGAGAGATACACGCACCATTTAATCGAAAACAGCAAGCAATTTGCGATTAATTTTGTACCTGCAGAAAAGGCGGAAATCATTCAATTTGTTGGTTCAAATTCAGGTGGAAACTTAGACAAATTTGCGCAACTATCTTTTACAAAAGGCGAGACAATTGAAGCCCCAATATTGAAAGATGCATATATTGCTTATGAATGTAAAGTAATTGATCAAAATACATACGGCGATCACGATTTTTTTGTCGGTGAAATTACATGCTTTTATAAAGATGTTTCCTTATTTACACAAGACGGCTTACCACAGTGGGAGAATTTGAATATCCCATTATACTTAGGTCGATCCAAATATTTAATTGCAAATGACCGTGCTACCATCGTCGATTTATATAAAAAGTAA
- the deoC gene encoding deoxyribose-phosphate aldolase, with protein MNQELANMIDHTLLKADATKEQVEKLCQEAKEYNFASVCVNPTWVKTCADLLKDSESVKVCTVIGFPLGATTPEVKAFETANAIENGATEVDMVINIGALKDGDDELVERDIRAVVDAAKGKALTKVIIETSLLNDEEKERACKLAVAAGTDYVKTSTGFSTGGATIEDIALMRKTVGPEIGVKASGGVRDTEGARAMVEAGATRIGASAGIAIVKGLESNSDY; from the coding sequence ATGAATCAAGAATTAGCAAATATGATCGACCATACATTATTGAAAGCGGATGCAACGAAAGAACAGGTAGAGAAACTATGCCAAGAGGCAAAAGAGTATAATTTTGCTTCCGTTTGCGTAAATCCTACTTGGGTAAAAACTTGTGCGGATTTATTAAAGGATAGTGAAAGCGTAAAAGTTTGTACGGTTATCGGCTTTCCTCTCGGTGCAACTACTCCAGAAGTAAAAGCTTTTGAAACAGCGAATGCAATTGAAAACGGTGCAACGGAAGTAGATATGGTAATTAATATTGGTGCACTAAAAGATGGCGATGACGAATTAGTTGAACGTGATATTCGCGCAGTTGTAGACGCTGCGAAAGGAAAAGCGTTAACGAAAGTAATTATTGAAACCTCCCTTTTAAATGACGAGGAAAAAGAAAGAGCTTGTAAACTAGCTGTTGCAGCTGGAACTGATTATGTAAAAACGTCAACTGGTTTCTCTACTGGTGGTGCAACTATTGAAGATATTGCACTAATGAGAAAGACTGTTGGACCAGAAATTGGTGTTAAGGCTTCCGGTGGTGTTCGTGACACAGAAGGTGCAAGAGCTATGGTAGAAGCAGGAGCTACTCGTATTGGAGCTAGTGCAGGGATTGCGATTGTAAAAGGATTAGAATCTAATAGTGATTATTAG
- a CDS encoding NfeD family protein: MRKFFRMSSLFTLLLGIILLIPSLIPSKTSGAEPVVHVIPVHDTVEKGLMMFMERSIKAAEQDAADLIVFNLHTPGGAVDAATDIARIIHSTDIPTVSFVNTWAISAGAYIALNTDQIYFAPGGKMGAAAVITQDGNAADDKAQSLWLREMRDAAEHNGRDPKYAEAMLDVDVDASEVGAPTGKLLTLGPTTALEVGYSEGTVTSLEELLKTLGLENANIVEAEVSFAEKIARFITNPMVASILITIGSLGLVLELYSPGFGIPGAMGVSALLLFFYGHLVAGLAGMETLILFILGIVLIVLELFVPGGILGIIGLGAVITSFFLATDDVMQMGMSLLFALTVTIIVMVIIFKVFGKRIRVFDRIVLRDSTSTEQGYISNISRIDLVGQKGKTLTTLRPSGTAIINNERIDVVTEGTYIDANKDITVVKAEGSRIVVREISSSK; this comes from the coding sequence ATGAGAAAGTTTTTTCGAATGAGTTCATTATTTACGTTGTTATTAGGTATAATTCTTCTTATTCCTTCGTTAATCCCTAGTAAGACAAGCGGAGCTGAACCAGTTGTTCACGTAATTCCGGTACATGATACAGTAGAAAAAGGGTTAATGATGTTTATGGAGAGATCGATAAAAGCAGCTGAACAAGATGCAGCTGATTTAATCGTTTTCAACTTGCATACTCCAGGTGGTGCTGTTGATGCAGCAACTGACATAGCAAGAATTATACATTCTACTGATATTCCTACCGTTTCATTTGTAAATACTTGGGCTATTTCAGCTGGAGCATATATTGCTCTAAATACAGATCAAATTTATTTTGCACCAGGTGGGAAAATGGGAGCAGCTGCTGTTATTACTCAAGATGGAAACGCGGCAGATGATAAAGCGCAATCCCTATGGTTAAGAGAAATGAGAGATGCCGCAGAACATAATGGCAGGGATCCTAAATATGCGGAGGCAATGTTAGACGTGGATGTAGATGCTTCGGAAGTTGGTGCACCTACAGGTAAATTACTAACATTAGGACCAACTACTGCATTAGAAGTAGGCTATTCCGAAGGTACTGTTACAAGTTTAGAAGAACTTTTAAAGACACTTGGCTTGGAAAATGCAAATATTGTGGAAGCAGAAGTTTCGTTTGCTGAAAAAATAGCTCGTTTTATTACGAACCCGATGGTTGCATCTATTCTAATTACAATCGGATCACTAGGCTTAGTTCTTGAGTTATACTCACCAGGCTTCGGAATTCCGGGTGCAATGGGAGTTAGTGCATTATTATTGTTTTTCTATGGACATCTAGTAGCGGGATTAGCAGGAATGGAAACTTTAATTCTATTCATTTTAGGTATTGTGCTCATTGTGCTAGAGTTATTTGTACCAGGAGGAATTTTAGGTATTATCGGTCTAGGTGCCGTTATTACTAGCTTCTTCCTCGCAACAGATGATGTTATGCAAATGGGAATGTCCCTACTATTTGCGTTAACAGTGACGATTATTGTGATGGTTATTATATTTAAAGTATTCGGCAAAAGAATACGAGTATTTGACCGTATCGTTTTAAGAGACTCGACAAGTACAGAGCAAGGATATATTTCCAACATATCAAGGATAGATCTCGTTGGACAAAAAGGAAAAACATTAACAACGTTAAGACCTTCTGGTACAGCTATTATCAATAATGAGAGAATAGACGTGGTAACGGAAGGAACGTATATTGATGCAAATAAAGATATTACAGTAGTAAAAGCTGAAGGCTCACGAATAGTTGTTCGTGAAATCTCTTCATCTAAATAA
- a CDS encoding IS110 family transposase, translated as MRLLNGKQGLRRSQFAKELRGADLEKVLIVSIDVSKVLQKSMILNYFGEVIQTPFSFMVSQGGFRYLFDKIETAQKFCQAEKVFVGIEATGHYYEDIVRILTDAGYSVHIINPASTHEERKQHLTYTKTDDIDLYLIAEALIGNKATNAKLPTGHYKQLQHLTRARRNEVNKRSRIKVEIRAIHDHIWREYQGYSVLVDGKVKTKNIFSDFWGKASLHLLVNFPHASQLLELGELGLRKLSKEYNLKLRNTTIEKLLFAASESVSKPIEELSSELFILKQKLKDYQWHTENIKAYEQEIERIFIDTDGLLLLTVPGIGLVTAAEVYCEMGDLSHYTSASQLIKKAGTNPTIKQSGPEKGYYGQISKQGNANLRRAVFNAGKTLSTHNEALRPFYKRLKENGKKTRQAYIAMGNKFLKIAFAMLKNQQPFQWNNPTYNYKEEVIKKLTLPIAA; from the coding sequence ATGAGACTACTTAATGGTAAACAAGGATTAAGAAGAAGTCAATTCGCAAAAGAACTTAGAGGTGCTGATTTAGAGAAAGTATTGATTGTTTCTATCGATGTTTCAAAGGTTTTACAGAAGTCCATGATTCTAAATTATTTTGGAGAAGTCATCCAAACCCCATTTTCCTTTATGGTTAGTCAGGGTGGATTTAGGTATCTTTTTGATAAGATAGAGACTGCTCAAAAGTTTTGTCAAGCAGAAAAGGTTTTTGTAGGTATAGAAGCGACGGGTCATTATTATGAAGATATTGTTCGAATCTTAACAGATGCAGGATATTCTGTTCACATTATTAATCCTGCTTCTACGCACGAAGAACGAAAACAACATCTTACTTATACGAAAACTGATGACATAGATTTGTATTTAATTGCCGAGGCTTTAATTGGTAATAAAGCGACTAATGCTAAACTGCCTACAGGGCATTATAAACAACTCCAACATCTTACACGTGCTAGAAGAAATGAAGTTAACAAACGTTCTCGTATCAAGGTTGAAATTCGTGCTATTCATGATCATATCTGGCGTGAATACCAGGGATATAGCGTTTTAGTGGATGGTAAAGTGAAAACAAAAAACATCTTTAGTGATTTTTGGGGGAAAGCAAGTTTACATCTACTAGTTAACTTTCCGCACGCTTCTCAACTACTAGAATTAGGAGAACTTGGCTTACGCAAATTATCCAAGGAGTACAACTTAAAGTTGCGTAATACCACTATTGAAAAACTACTTTTCGCTGCGAGTGAAAGTGTTTCGAAACCCATCGAAGAACTTTCTAGCGAGCTCTTTATCTTAAAACAAAAGCTTAAGGACTATCAATGGCATACTGAGAACATTAAAGCCTATGAACAAGAAATTGAGCGAATTTTCATTGATACAGACGGCTTGCTTCTCCTAACTGTTCCAGGTATTGGGCTTGTTACAGCTGCCGAAGTTTATTGTGAAATGGGCGATCTTTCGCACTACACCAGTGCTAGTCAACTTATTAAAAAGGCAGGAACAAATCCAACTATTAAGCAATCTGGACCTGAAAAGGGTTATTACGGACAAATTTCTAAACAAGGGAACGCAAACCTAAGAAGAGCCGTTTTCAATGCAGGGAAAACTCTATCCACTCATAATGAGGCTCTAAGACCTTTTTATAAACGCTTAAAAGAAAACGGAAAAAAGACGAGACAAGCCTACATCGCTATGGGAAACAAATTCCTTAAAATTGCATTTGCAATGCTTAAAAATCAGCAACCATTTCAGTGGAATAACCCCACTTATAATTACAAAGAAGAAGTAATTAAAAAGCTCACACTACCAATAGCTGCTTAA
- a CDS encoding GatB/YqeY domain-containing protein yields MSLLERLNSDMKQAMRDKDKEKLSVIRMVKSTLQNEAIKLGKDLSEDEELTVLSRELKQRKDSLQEFDKAGREDLVHKLQAEIKIVEHYMPEQLSEEEITAIVKQTIADVNASSKAEMGKVMGALMPKVKGKADGSLVNRIVQQHLS; encoded by the coding sequence ATGAGTCTTCTCGAACGTTTAAACTCTGATATGAAACAAGCAATGAGAGATAAGGATAAAGAAAAACTTTCTGTTATTCGTATGGTAAAATCTACATTGCAAAATGAAGCAATTAAGCTCGGTAAAGATTTGTCTGAAGACGAAGAACTTACTGTTTTGTCTCGTGAATTAAAGCAACGTAAAGACTCCCTCCAAGAATTTGATAAGGCCGGTCGTGAAGACTTGGTTCATAAATTACAGGCGGAAATTAAAATTGTCGAACACTATATGCCAGAACAGCTTTCAGAAGAAGAAATTACAGCGATTGTGAAACAAACAATTGCTGATGTAAATGCTTCCTCTAAAGCGGAAATGGGTAAAGTAATGGGCGCGCTTATGCCGAAAGTAAAAGGTAAAGCAGATGGAAGCCTCGTAAATAGGATTGTCCAACAACATCTTTCATAA
- a CDS encoding Na/Pi symporter, producing MISIISLFAVFLAIFLFGMTSMRTGLYHLSENKLQGWLLAVTDKPWKGMLVGAGITAIIQSSSAVMVITIGLVAAGYLSFYQSIGVMLGTNIGTTITAELITFNIDSYIVPLLIVGVLLMISKKKVIFSIGTTLFGLGCLFVAMNGFEKLAFPLSVIPAVQSFILEANETVLFGAFIGTVLTAIIQSSTATIGISMSFLTNDILTIQTGIAIMLGANIGTCVTAILACIGSIKEAKLVAFAHVWLNVIGVLAFLPLINGMSDIVMNLASSPEVQLAHASLIFNVLCSVIALPLVKPFAKFVTKLHT from the coding sequence TTGATATCTATTATATCGTTATTTGCTGTCTTCTTAGCTATTTTTCTTTTCGGTATGACTTCGATGCGAACAGGACTTTATCATTTATCTGAAAACAAATTACAAGGGTGGTTGCTTGCTGTAACAGACAAGCCATGGAAAGGAATGTTGGTCGGGGCTGGAATAACTGCGATCATTCAAAGTAGTTCGGCTGTTATGGTTATTACAATTGGCTTAGTAGCCGCCGGGTATTTATCATTCTATCAATCGATTGGGGTTATGCTTGGAACAAATATTGGGACAACTATTACAGCTGAACTTATTACTTTTAATATAGATTCGTATATCGTCCCGCTCTTAATAGTTGGGGTACTTTTAATGATATCTAAGAAGAAAGTAATATTTAGTATCGGTACTACCCTTTTTGGGTTAGGCTGTCTTTTTGTTGCAATGAATGGCTTTGAAAAACTAGCTTTTCCACTGTCGGTAATTCCAGCGGTCCAATCATTTATTTTAGAGGCAAACGAAACGGTACTCTTTGGAGCGTTTATCGGGACAGTTCTTACCGCTATTATTCAATCTAGTACTGCTACTATTGGTATTAGTATGAGCTTTCTTACGAATGACATTCTAACCATCCAAACAGGGATTGCCATCATGTTAGGAGCAAACATCGGTACATGTGTAACTGCTATTTTAGCCTGTATCGGCTCCATTAAAGAAGCAAAACTAGTTGCTTTTGCACACGTTTGGTTGAATGTTATTGGAGTGTTAGCGTTTCTTCCCCTTATAAATGGGATGAGTGATATCGTAATGAACCTTGCTTCAAGCCCCGAGGTACAGTTAGCTCATGCAAGTTTAATTTTCAACGTGTTATGTTCTGTAATTGCTTTACCACTTGTAAAGCCGTTCGCAAAGTTTGTCACAAAGCTTCATACGTGA
- a CDS encoding serine hydrolase domain-containing protein has translation MKNTILFLFFFICLVAGAYLYFINQPSNQELLYKELESKDGVQTMLIIKNGEIIEDHAFRNLPLEPHSNDSFYQINSITKSIVSILIGIAIEEGFIESVEQSIEEYIPEIRDYENYDHLKKITIHDVLTMRTGLQWEVINESTYRSFSDRIPYVLNQPVETDPGTRFSYNSGTSYLLSVIIGKSTGKDALTYAEEKLFKPLNITKYRWGENDKEGNPNGGRGMYLQPYDLAKIGTLMLHEGVWEGKQIVPSNWVKESTRTQLELITGISEGYGYKWYTASHNNISYYLANGAYGQRLYVIPELKIVAVFTASIDDSKDPIYEKAVKRYIIDGLGSGNYYE, from the coding sequence ATGAAAAACACAATTTTATTTTTATTCTTTTTTATTTGTTTAGTAGCTGGTGCTTATTTATATTTTATTAACCAACCTAGTAACCAGGAGCTATTGTACAAAGAGCTTGAGAGTAAAGACGGGGTACAAACGATGCTTATTATTAAAAATGGGGAAATTATTGAAGATCACGCTTTTAGAAACTTGCCTTTAGAGCCTCATTCAAATGATTCATTTTATCAAATTAACTCCATAACAAAAAGTATCGTTTCTATTTTAATCGGTATCGCCATTGAAGAAGGATTTATTGAAAGTGTAGAGCAAAGTATTGAGGAATATATACCAGAAATAAGGGATTACGAAAACTACGATCATTTAAAAAAGATAACGATTCATGATGTCCTAACGATGAGAACAGGACTTCAGTGGGAAGTAATTAATGAAAGTACATACAGATCATTCAGCGATCGAATCCCCTACGTATTAAATCAACCTGTCGAAACGGACCCTGGCACCCGTTTTAGTTATAATTCTGGTACTTCTTATCTCTTATCGGTCATTATTGGTAAATCAACTGGGAAGGACGCACTTACTTATGCAGAAGAAAAGCTGTTTAAACCATTGAATATTACGAAATATAGGTGGGGGGAGAATGACAAGGAAGGTAATCCAAATGGAGGCAGAGGAATGTATTTACAACCTTATGATCTAGCAAAGATAGGAACATTGATGCTACATGAGGGAGTATGGGAAGGGAAGCAAATAGTTCCTAGTAATTGGGTGAAAGAAAGTACTAGAACTCAATTGGAATTAATAACTGGAATTTCAGAAGGCTATGGTTACAAATGGTACACCGCTTCTCATAACAACATCTCATATTACTTAGCAAACGGTGCTTACGGTCAACGATTATATGTCATTCCAGAACTAAAAATTGTTGCAGTTTTTACAGCTTCAATAGATGACAGTAAAGATCCTATTTATGAAAAAGCCGTAAAAAGATACATAATTGACGGTCTTGGCTCCGGGAATTATTACGAATAG
- a CDS encoding 16S rRNA (uracil(1498)-N(3))-methyltransferase — protein MQRYFISNDQINDNNIVIVGDDVHHITRVLRMKTGDELLCSCSESGKTAHAKIVEITSDTVQVDVVKWLETTSELPVRVAIANGLPKGDKLELVIQKGTELGAHHFIPFIAARSIVKWDEKKGPKKVDRWNKISKEAAEQSHRSFIPKVETPLTFQQLMEKSKEWDYKIVAYEEDAKVGEKSAFATTLQKIKPNESILLVVGPEGGLTEKEVDKLKEHGFISCALGPRILRTETAPLYGLAAISYQFELL, from the coding sequence ATGCAACGTTATTTTATTAGCAACGACCAAATAAATGATAATAACATTGTAATAGTGGGAGATGACGTTCATCATATTACTCGTGTTTTACGGATGAAAACTGGAGATGAACTTTTATGCTCATGTTCAGAATCCGGGAAAACTGCTCACGCAAAAATAGTCGAAATTACCAGTGATACAGTCCAGGTAGATGTTGTAAAATGGTTGGAGACCACAAGCGAATTACCTGTTCGTGTGGCAATTGCGAACGGGTTGCCTAAAGGGGATAAATTAGAATTGGTTATCCAAAAAGGGACAGAATTAGGTGCTCATCATTTTATCCCTTTTATTGCTGCTCGTTCAATCGTTAAGTGGGATGAAAAAAAAGGTCCAAAAAAAGTAGACCGCTGGAACAAAATATCCAAAGAGGCTGCAGAGCAATCACATCGTTCCTTTATTCCTAAAGTAGAGACTCCTCTCACTTTTCAACAGCTAATGGAGAAAAGTAAAGAATGGGACTATAAAATAGTAGCCTATGAAGAGGATGCGAAGGTTGGAGAAAAATCTGCTTTTGCGACAACTTTACAAAAGATAAAACCGAACGAATCCATTCTTCTTGTTGTTGGGCCAGAAGGTGGCTTAACGGAAAAAGAAGTTGATAAATTAAAAGAGCATGGATTTATAAGCTGTGCGTTAGGTCCACGCATACTACGTACGGAAACAGCACCTCTTTACGGACTTGCTGCTATTTCGTATCAATTTGAATTACTGTGA
- the rpsU gene encoding 30S ribosomal protein S21, with translation MSKTVVRKNESLEDALRRFKRSVSKTGTLQEARKREFYEKPSVKRKKKSEAARKRKW, from the coding sequence ATGTCTAAAACTGTAGTTCGTAAAAACGAATCGTTAGAAGATGCTCTTCGCCGTTTCAAACGCTCAGTTTCCAAAACTGGTACGTTACAAGAAGCGAGAAAGCGTGAATTCTATGAAAAGCCTAGCGTAAAGCGTAAGAAGAAGTCTGAAGCTGCTAGAAAGCGTAAATGGTAA